Proteins encoded by one window of Planktothrix tepida PCC 9214:
- a CDS encoding phosphoglycerate dehydrogenase produces the protein MAFNVLITCPHLQKTIDHYRSFFAERNIEIVVPDIVQQMSEAELLEIIDQFDGVIAGDDPFTAKVLAQGKRLKIVAKWGIGVDSIDRDAAKELGILVKNTPDVFSDEVADVALGYIILLARHLHQLDQSVRSGGWLQLPGMTLRGKTLGVIGVGSIGRGIVKRGVAVGMSILGYDIMPISDAVQAEFGVQSVSFEELLQESDFIALSCNLTPENHHLLSHPQFQLMKPGVRLVNVARGPLIDEMALIAALKSGKVAGAALDVFEVEPLPMNSPLRQFDQCIFGTHNSSHTKEAVFQVNEMAIQNLLQGLGIKE, from the coding sequence ATGGCTTTTAACGTTTTAATTACCTGCCCCCATTTACAAAAAACCATTGATCACTATCGTTCTTTTTTTGCAGAACGAAATATTGAGATTGTGGTTCCTGATATTGTTCAGCAAATGAGTGAAGCGGAACTGTTAGAAATTATTGATCAATTTGATGGGGTAATTGCTGGGGATGATCCTTTTACTGCTAAGGTTTTGGCACAGGGAAAACGCCTCAAAATTGTCGCCAAATGGGGCATTGGTGTTGATTCCATTGACCGGGACGCAGCAAAAGAATTAGGGATTTTGGTCAAAAATACCCCGGATGTTTTTTCCGACGAAGTGGCGGATGTGGCATTGGGTTATATTATCCTATTAGCTAGACACTTACATCAATTAGACCAATCTGTGCGTTCAGGAGGATGGCTACAACTTCCAGGGATGACTTTACGGGGTAAAACCTTGGGTGTTATTGGGGTTGGCAGTATTGGACGGGGAATTGTTAAACGGGGTGTGGCGGTGGGAATGTCAATTCTGGGTTATGATATTATGCCCATTTCTGATGCCGTTCAAGCTGAATTCGGGGTTCAGTCAGTTTCTTTTGAGGAGTTATTACAAGAATCGGATTTTATTGCCTTATCTTGTAATTTGACACCCGAAAATCATCACTTATTAAGTCATCCGCAGTTTCAGTTAATGAAACCGGGGGTACGCTTGGTGAATGTAGCACGGGGGCCATTAATTGATGAAATGGCGTTGATTGCTGCCTTAAAGTCTGGGAAAGTAGCGGGTGCTGCTTTGGATGTATTTGAAGTAGAACCCTTACCCATGAACAGTCCCTTACGTCAATTTGATCAATGTATTTTTGGAACTCATAATAGTTCCCATACTAAAGAAGCTGTATTTCAGGTGAATGAAATGGCGATTCAGAATTTATTACAGGGATTAGGAATTAAGGAGTAA
- a CDS encoding FkbM family methyltransferase produces the protein MINNVIQLMNIDIFKILKLRQKIFGDLNLCVDAGAAAGIYSKKMFNINPQAKVYAYEPFPGNWIHLENTLKEYQTVKIIKKALSDKKETRKLYVSSVVSEGNQSFAKDMIGYSSVGTFWGNADRSKTVIDVECTTLDEEIQAGIINFLKMDVQGAEPLVLNGSKQALERGIEMMFIEFSFQPHLLQILQKHQYVCFDTGYVFSSSSTMTELLDVGFRDLKNVTLSTGDTVFTAKFHGDYAQLQSSEFKKTLKIGWLQTDLICVSLDYLKKFFYIIATELGSKIEDK, from the coding sequence ATGATTAATAATGTAATTCAGCTAATGAATATAGACATATTTAAGATCCTAAAACTAAGGCAGAAAATTTTTGGAGATTTGAATTTGTGCGTTGATGCAGGTGCAGCCGCAGGAATATATTCCAAGAAAATGTTTAACATCAATCCTCAAGCTAAAGTATATGCCTATGAACCCTTTCCGGGGAACTGGATTCACCTAGAAAATACATTGAAGGAATATCAAACTGTCAAGATTATCAAGAAAGCTTTATCTGACAAGAAAGAAACAAGAAAGCTATATGTTTCATCAGTTGTGAGCGAAGGCAATCAGTCTTTTGCTAAAGATATGATAGGTTACTCATCAGTGGGTACTTTTTGGGGTAATGCGGATAGGTCTAAAACAGTAATAGATGTAGAGTGTACAACTCTTGATGAAGAAATTCAGGCTGGTATAATAAACTTTTTAAAGATGGATGTTCAAGGTGCTGAACCTTTAGTATTAAACGGTTCTAAACAGGCTCTTGAACGAGGGATAGAAATGATGTTTATCGAGTTTTCATTTCAACCTCATTTGCTACAAATATTACAAAAGCATCAATACGTCTGCTTTGATACTGGATATGTTTTTTCTTCTAGCTCAACAATGACTGAACTGTTAGATGTAGGTTTTAGAGATTTGAAGAATGTTACTCTTTCTACTGGAGATACTGTATTTACAGCAAAGTTTCATGGAGATTATGCTCAACTACAATCTTCTGAATTTAAAAAAACATTAAAAATCGGCTGGCTGCAAACAGATTTAATTTGTGTCAGTCTTGATTATCTCAAAAAGTTTTTCTATATCATAGCAACAGAACTAGGCTCGAAAATTGAAGATAAATAA
- a CDS encoding SDR family NAD(P)-dependent oxidoreductase yields the protein MTKLVVLITGVLGGIGKATAQLFHREGWYVVGVDQGSMADSAVEIDRFFQADVADVLAWEEIAQKLTPELGRVDALVNNAALQVCKPLVETTPKEWDRVMAVNVRSVYLGVRQLYPLMKSQGGAIVNVSSVHAIATSGNIAAYAASKGAMLALTRALAIELASNHIRVNAVLPGAVDTPMLHSGLSRGHLQGDNMLDLVEQLGSKHVMGRVGQPQEIAQAIYFLADHSRSSFMTGQGLVVDGGATCRLSTE from the coding sequence ATGACTAAATTAGTAGTTTTAATTACAGGAGTTTTAGGCGGTATTGGTAAGGCGACTGCCCAGTTGTTTCACAGAGAAGGGTGGTATGTGGTCGGTGTCGATCAAGGCAGTATGGCTGATTCTGCGGTGGAAATAGATAGGTTTTTTCAAGCTGATGTGGCTGATGTGTTGGCTTGGGAGGAGATAGCCCAGAAGTTGACACCGGAGTTGGGTCGGGTTGATGCTTTGGTGAATAATGCTGCGCTCCAAGTTTGTAAACCTTTGGTGGAAACAACACCAAAGGAATGGGATCGGGTGATGGCGGTCAATGTCCGCTCCGTTTATTTGGGGGTACGTCAGCTTTATCCTTTGATGAAATCTCAGGGAGGAGCTATTGTGAATGTGAGTTCGGTTCATGCGATCGCTACTTCTGGGAATATAGCGGCTTATGCGGCTAGTAAAGGGGCGATGTTAGCGTTAACGAGAGCCTTAGCAATTGAGTTAGCCTCTAATCATATTCGAGTCAATGCCGTGCTTCCGGGTGCAGTAGATACACCCATGCTGCATTCGGGGTTGAGTCGGGGGCATTTACAAGGAGATAATATGCTAGATCTGGTGGAACAGTTGGGGTCTAAGCACGTTATGGGCCGTGTGGGTCAGCCTCAAGAAATTGCTCAAGCGATTTATTTTCTGGCCGATCACAGTCGCTCTTCGTTTATGACAGGTCAAGGGTTAGTTGTGGATGGGGGGGCAACCTGTCGGTTAAGTACAGAGTAA
- a CDS encoding Uma2 family endonuclease: MVAVNQIQTKITLEDFLEFPETKPSSEYINGKIEQKPIPQGEHSLIQTYLSAKINEVGKANKAALAFTELRCTFGGRSLVIELACI; encoded by the coding sequence ATGGTTGCGGTTAATCAAATTCAAACAAAAATCACCTTAGAGGATTTTTTAGAATTTCCTGAAACTAAACCTTCTAGTGAATATATTAATGGAAAAATAGAACAAAAACCAATACCACAGGGAGAACATAGTCTGATTCAAACTTATTTATCTGCAAAGATTAATGAAGTCGGAAAAGCAAATAAAGCAGCCTTAGCTTTTACAGAATTAAGGTGTACTTTTGGTGGACGTTCTCTAGTAATTGAGTTGGCTTGTATATGA
- a CDS encoding class I SAM-dependent methyltransferase, producing MYHLGYYEDYLRLRQQYPNFHFDYPRDWSLKEYGTLWIFDTIKSNRAKKVLEVGCGYDTFFAKEMKSIGVDYWYIDKSNNYLGIGKDDKRFYNAVEERKKYGATFIDGLLGSHHSNLPDEYFDLVFSISVIEHISDEVIPTVVNEIKRILLPGGCSAHSIDIYPRSTKAKS from the coding sequence ATGTATCACTTAGGATACTACGAAGATTATTTAAGATTAAGACAACAATATCCAAATTTTCATTTCGATTATCCTAGAGATTGGTCTCTTAAGGAATATGGGACTCTTTGGATATTCGATACAATCAAGTCTAATCGTGCAAAGAAAGTATTAGAAGTTGGATGTGGATATGACACATTTTTTGCTAAAGAAATGAAAAGTATAGGAGTTGACTACTGGTATATAGATAAATCAAACAATTATCTGGGCATAGGAAAAGACGATAAGCGGTTTTATAATGCTGTTGAAGAAAGAAAAAAATATGGTGCGACTTTTATTGACGGTTTACTCGGATCGCATCACTCTAACTTACCCGATGAATATTTTGATCTAGTTTTTAGTATTTCTGTTATAGAGCATATCAGTGATGAAGTTATACCAACTGTAGTTAATGAAATTAAGCGTATATTGCTTCCAGGAGGTTGTTCCGCTCATTCTATCGATATTTATCCCAGAAGTACCAAAGCTAAATCTTAG
- a CDS encoding 6-hydroxymethylpterin diphosphokinase MptE-like protein, which produces MNAKTISIITPSFNQARFLPECLNTVAIQTFKPLEHIVLDPGSSDGSREIAAQAKSVTLVAEPDKGQSDAICKGFAMASGDVLGWLNSDDRYPSDSILQLVMDRFNQPDRPDVVYGKSQFIDEKGEFIKKAFVNPNVEKLLDTLHYQVGIIQPSVFIHRRVFEGVGGPSDIYNYTMDYEYWVRIHQAGFKWAYLDCLLSEHRWWPGMKTAGQRGPSLIEHLKTVWHHFGYVHSRWAQRYAEFLVNGTDGIINAGQDLGQTKHLVDKVKAQILNDYNGCYSSYKIIFENRNKQPWKETYEEMKRLNVFDKPIVQPVSNYSYLKNLHTRTMPVKKAKGIAWDTWLTVNENEDYFWRYQVSNNFDWLFSIKAIEKEFSKSTQFLEVLSRQRKRDTCVVVGNGPSLQEINLDLLDDQDVIISNYAYYNQKLLKYARYLTIVNHFVAEQACYEINSLKNVIKVFPFWLSYCLNRSENTLFLNANLRPEFSKDAIEWISWRSTVSFFNLQLAYTLGYKKILLIGFDHSYKQASNLVEGDVIDQKDDDKNHFDPNYFKGKKWQAADVDNMEASYRLAKEAYEDNSREIVNCTVGGKLEIFRRAKLENELRSHTKYTLVSLFNGISEDECQKKEESILNDSSQIILKYKNKHKGERCVIIGNGPSLNNMDLSFLKNEISFGLNRIYLGFETFDFIPTYYVAVNDLLIKQSYIEISKIPCTKFISNRGIKYLQPQENLIFIKTHPYSGLNFSVDLLQGCQEGSTTTYIAMQLAYYMGFDTVILIGVDHSYCKTGIPGQEVIYLEPDLDHFSSNYCSTGTKWNMPSLTECEKYYKIALAKFWLNKRQIIDATLGSRCHVFIKKSYKEVFNGTSYS; this is translated from the coding sequence ATGAATGCTAAAACTATTTCAATCATTACTCCGAGCTTTAATCAAGCTCGATTTTTACCAGAATGTTTAAATACTGTAGCTATTCAAACATTCAAACCTCTAGAACACATAGTTTTAGATCCTGGTAGCAGTGATGGTAGTCGAGAAATTGCCGCGCAGGCTAAGAGTGTCACCCTAGTTGCCGAGCCGGATAAAGGTCAGTCTGATGCTATTTGCAAAGGCTTTGCTATGGCATCTGGAGATGTATTGGGATGGTTAAATTCAGATGATCGCTATCCAAGTGACTCCATATTACAGTTAGTGATGGATAGATTCAACCAACCAGATCGACCAGATGTTGTCTATGGCAAATCTCAATTCATAGATGAGAAAGGAGAATTTATCAAAAAAGCATTTGTCAATCCTAATGTTGAAAAACTCCTTGATACTCTTCACTATCAGGTAGGTATCATTCAACCATCTGTTTTTATACATAGAAGGGTTTTTGAAGGGGTTGGTGGTCCCAGCGATATTTACAACTACACAATGGATTATGAGTATTGGGTTCGCATTCATCAAGCAGGATTTAAATGGGCTTATTTAGATTGTTTGTTATCAGAACATCGTTGGTGGCCGGGAATGAAAACTGCTGGTCAACGAGGCCCTAGTTTAATAGAACACTTAAAAACCGTGTGGCATCATTTTGGCTATGTTCATAGTCGTTGGGCGCAACGATACGCAGAGTTTTTAGTGAATGGTACTGATGGTATTATTAACGCCGGTCAAGATTTAGGGCAAACCAAGCATCTTGTTGACAAGGTAAAAGCTCAAATTTTAAATGATTATAATGGTTGTTATTCTTCTTATAAGATTATTTTTGAAAATCGGAATAAGCAACCTTGGAAAGAAACTTATGAAGAAATGAAACGGCTTAATGTTTTTGATAAGCCTATTGTTCAACCCGTTTCTAATTATAGTTATTTAAAGAATTTGCATACCAGAACTATGCCTGTGAAAAAAGCAAAAGGAATAGCATGGGATACATGGTTAACTGTTAATGAAAATGAAGACTATTTTTGGCGTTACCAAGTTAGCAATAATTTCGATTGGCTTTTTTCTATTAAAGCAATTGAAAAAGAGTTCTCTAAAAGTACACAGTTTTTAGAGGTTTTATCACGTCAACGCAAGCGAGATACTTGTGTAGTTGTTGGCAACGGGCCGAGTTTACAAGAAATCAATTTGGATTTGTTAGATGATCAAGATGTAATAATTTCTAATTATGCTTACTATAATCAAAAATTGCTTAAGTATGCTCGTTATTTAACTATAGTAAATCACTTTGTTGCAGAACAAGCCTGTTATGAAATAAATTCCCTGAAAAATGTAATTAAGGTTTTTCCTTTCTGGTTAAGCTACTGCTTAAACAGGAGTGAAAATACCTTATTTTTAAATGCAAATCTCAGACCAGAATTTAGTAAAGATGCAATAGAATGGATATCTTGGCGTTCAACTGTAAGTTTTTTTAACTTACAGTTGGCTTATACTTTAGGTTATAAAAAGATTCTTTTAATCGGCTTCGATCATAGCTACAAACAAGCCTCTAATCTTGTAGAAGGTGATGTAATCGACCAGAAAGATGACGACAAAAATCACTTCGATCCAAATTATTTTAAGGGAAAAAAATGGCAAGCAGCCGATGTTGATAATATGGAAGCAAGCTATCGTCTTGCTAAGGAAGCTTATGAAGATAATTCCAGAGAAATAGTCAACTGTACGGTAGGAGGAAAACTTGAGATTTTCAGGCGTGCAAAACTAGAAAATGAACTTAGGAGTCATACAAAATACACACTCGTTTCATTATTTAATGGCATTAGTGAAGATGAGTGTCAAAAAAAAGAAGAATCTATTTTAAATGATTCCTCTCAAATAATTCTTAAGTATAAGAATAAACATAAAGGTGAACGTTGTGTAATTATTGGTAATGGCCCTAGTTTGAACAACATGGATTTATCTTTTCTTAAAAATGAAATTTCTTTTGGTTTAAATAGAATATATTTAGGATTTGAAACATTTGACTTTATCCCTACATACTATGTCGCTGTTAATGACTTGTTGATCAAACAAAGTTATATTGAAATCTCTAAGATTCCTTGTACTAAATTTATCAGCAATAGAGGAATTAAATATTTACAACCTCAAGAAAATTTGATTTTTATTAAGACGCATCCTTATTCTGGGTTGAATTTTAGTGTGGATTTATTACAAGGGTGTCAAGAAGGATCAACAACAACTTACATTGCTATGCAGTTAGCATATTATATGGGTTTTGATACTGTTATTTTGATTGGGGTAGATCATAGCTATTGCAAAACAGGAATTCCAGGACAAGAAGTGATTTATTTAGAACCCGATCTCGATCACTTTAGCTCTAATTATTGTAGTACAGGAACAAAGTGGAATATGCCAAGTTTGACAGAATGCGAAAAATATTATAAAATAGCTCTTGCTAAGTTCTGGCTTAATAAACGTCAAATAATTGATGCCACTCTAGGTAGCCGATGCCACGTTTTTATCAAGAAAAGTTATAAGGAGGTTTTTAATGGAACGAGTTACAGTTAA
- a CDS encoding class I SAM-dependent methyltransferase, with protein sequence MERVTVNDKSLSQRQFNSSESASKISMPEKCVVCNSSYVSFVKELPTKQNKIVDLFYCMECESFFSPFSLPNKVSSQLEWHKSVLDRNLEWATDLLTKIQQKTSIDGPIIDIGCGIGSLLLAAKQIGLEGIGFDIDEDSCIYGSTKYNLKLVGTYWERSNSPQCGLITCISVLEHIHYPRLLIKDLVNVAKENKCYLYISVPFLNRDWWKFLITDNLSKGHIFEYPHVHVTHFSSKGLGTVCREFGAKSLDPLRAGGWFGFLVSF encoded by the coding sequence ATGGAACGAGTTACAGTTAACGACAAATCCTTATCGCAAAGACAATTTAATTCCTCTGAGTCAGCTAGCAAGATTTCTATGCCCGAAAAGTGTGTTGTTTGCAATTCATCCTATGTATCCTTTGTAAAGGAATTACCTACTAAGCAAAACAAGATAGTCGATCTTTTTTATTGCATGGAATGCGAGTCTTTTTTCAGCCCTTTCTCATTACCAAACAAAGTATCTTCTCAACTGGAATGGCATAAGTCTGTTCTTGATCGAAACTTAGAATGGGCAACGGATCTCTTAACTAAGATCCAACAAAAAACATCTATCGATGGTCCTATAATTGATATAGGTTGTGGCATCGGTTCATTATTATTAGCAGCAAAGCAAATAGGGCTTGAAGGTATCGGCTTTGATATTGATGAGGATTCCTGTATCTATGGTTCTACAAAGTACAATTTAAAGCTAGTAGGAACCTATTGGGAGAGGAGCAATTCACCTCAATGTGGTCTTATAACCTGTATTAGCGTTCTAGAGCATATTCACTACCCTAGGCTACTTATAAAAGATTTAGTGAATGTAGCAAAAGAGAATAAGTGTTATTTATATATATCGGTGCCATTTTTAAATCGTGATTGGTGGAAATTCTTAATCACTGACAACTTAAGTAAAGGACATATCTTTGAGTACCCCCATGTTCACGTGACACACTTTTCTAGTAAAGGTTTAGGGACTGTCTGCCGAGAGTTTGGAGCAAAAAGTCTTGACCCCCTCAGAGCTGGGGGATGGTTTGGTTTTTTAGTCAGCTTTTGA